The region gatctcttattttaacagagacaacaggcatgccaacaacaggtctatgtttatctttttcatcaggtttgataattctagtagcttcatcacagaaataaatagcatgcccatcaatattttcaaccaagagatctttaactatagcaaGATAAGGGTTAGGCGGAAAGAACTATGTTTCATTTTTAGGGAGCCTTCATCGACTTTCCTCATGAGCATGACACAAAccctaaaaacaaaaaacaaaaacacctAAAAACGAAGTAGGAGCCCTCCCGCCGATAAGGGCGGGGATCCTTCGCGCCTCTATAGAAGACAAGGCAAATCGGCGGAGGCCACAGGAGGCAGGGTAGCCCTAGACGCGTTTGGGGCGTCGCTCGTGGATGAGGAGGAAAGTGTTTCGGCATAGTTGCTAAATAATGTGTTATACTATAAATCAGCGAGAATTTATATGGATCGGAGTGAGTACAAGTATTGTAAAAGAAATTATGATTTCTTAGTAAGGACGGTCATTTGCACATTTTGTTTGAGCGCTCACAATCTTTGGCTAATTTTGGACGTGCCGCCGTGGCTCGGCATGCAGAAGCCAGTGCAACCTCGCAGAAACCCACACGGAAGCTTTAGGCAGGGCGGCGCATGTCACGCACCGCATCGTTTAGCGCTGTAGGGTAAATCATGCCACACCACACGTACTGCCGCGCGGGGCCCGCAGCTCACGACCGCTCTTTCTTCCAAAAGAGCCCCTGGATGACTGGGCTATTCGCCTAAGCAAACCCGCGGTTAAATATCTGGAGCTTCTGTTCTTTTTGTCCCTGCGACCGCGAGGACTCAAAAGTTAAAAAggatatagagagagagaggagcggccCCCTTTCTCTCTCTAGGACGGACGACTCGACTTGCCCGGGTTTTCTCTCTCTACCCCCTTCTGAAACTATTTGATCTCCGATCGACCGAGGTCTCTCTCTCCGCCCCTCTTCCTTTCCGCTGCCTCGTGCCATGCTGCTACGGCTCCTCCTCTAGCTACTTCTCCTTGCGTGCATGCCTACCTaatactctctctccctctctctctctctctcttcgtcatCTTCTTCCTCCGATCTCCTGTGGCCAAAGGTACGTGCCTCGCGCGTGGCGACGTCGTGTGTGTCGCGCGCGCGTGAGCGCGTCTCGGTCTCTCCGACGTTCTAGCGAGAGGCGGGGGTGGcgctgggccgggccgggccggccggGTGGATGGAATGAACCGGCGGCAGCCCGGATGGTCCCGGCTCGGAACCTGCAGCTCCTCCGCGACGCGCATGGCACGCCTTTCATCCGCGACGTCGCCGCCGGCGTCAACGCTCTGACGGCACAGCCGACGCCGAGGCCGAGCCACCACATGGCCCAGGAGCCCATTAACCAGGACCCgtcaaagccgccgccgccgcaggagaGGCAGCAAATGCACCAGGAGGAACGCCGCGGGGAGGCGCTAGTAGTGTTGCCGCCGCAGCAGCCCCATCCCGCCGGCACAAGCGGCAGTAGCagtggcggcagcagcagcaacggaggcggcggcgccgggggaggggactggttgcgcctcggcctcggccaggcGTCCCCGGGCCCCAGTGGCGCAGCGCCCGACATCGATCTCTTTGCGGCGGACCGCGCGGGGACGGCGGGGCCGCGGCAGGAGATGCTCCCGGGCATGGACATGCCGCCCGGAGGCTTCCTGCGCCCCGCCATGCCCGGCATTCCGCAGGCGTCGTTACAAATGTCCGTGCCGCGCGCTGGGCCACCTTGGCTGCCGCCTTGGAGCCACGCGGCGCAACAACCGCAGCTGCTTCTCCCGTTCGGACACCGCGGGCTCTACGGGCCTGGCTCGCCGGCCGCGGGCCCCTCCGGCTTCGACACGACGAGGGTTGTGCTGCCTCCACCggcggccaccgccgccgccgccgccgccgccggagtctgGTTCGTCTTTCAGGCCGCGCCCCACCAGTGAGTGCATACACGTCCTGCCACTCTCTGCGACTGCACTAGCTACATGGGTACACGCGAGCATTTCATGTGTTCATCGCCACTTACTCCTCCTCATCCTACATATTTCACTCGCTGCATGCCAGTTGATTAATTCGTCCTTGAATGATCAAACACTGCAAATGCAGCGCCTTCATCTGCACGTTCTTAATCATTCTTGCTTCGATTCGTGTTGTTTTGCTAGGAGGACTAGGTGTCGGTGTTTTATTGACTTTGATTTTTGGCCTCTTGATTTGTGCAGAGGGAGGGAACCGTTCTTGCCTCAGATTCCAAGAAGCTACTTAAGAATCAAGTAATACTCTACaaccctctctttttttctttcatcGTAATCTTATTCTGTTGCTTCGATTAGTTGCCTCTCATCCTGCATTTGCATATTCTTTATGCGCCTCCAAATCTGCGAGGCTATGAGATGTATTAATTCATCAAAAAACATGGTTCAGATATAATGTGGTTTGTGCTTACTGCTGCGCGCGGCGTGGAAAATATGCGAATTTAACATGCGATTTCCTTGTATTTTGATAATTTTCAGAGATGGGAGGGTGACAGTTAGATTGTTGATCAAGTACCTGGCTAACAAGCTCGGATTGGAAGACGAATCAGAGGTATTTAAATATCAGCACAAGTCCGATTAATATCCGTTTATGTACTAGTAGCATTTTGCATTTTATTCTTCTTCCCCCCTTCTCCGGTCTTTTGTGTTATGGTGAACttctttaattatttttattactgCCAAGATGCATTGTTTTCCCCTTTGCTTTTTCCAACATCGGTGATGAAAGGAACATCAGAGCTAGAAAAGAGACTAGTACGTGTACGGTACAGATGTAGGTATAAAGAAAATAACATTAGACATATGCTTGCACTCCTGAATGAAATAtataaaatattaatcaagcatgacattAAGGGTCCTGTGTGTGCTTGTTCCTATTGTAGGTGAGGGGTGTGTGTCTTGGGTGGCACATCATCCCCTCACCACTTGACAAGAACTCCTCCATCGGAGAGAGAGACGCAAAGAGGGACTAGTGAGAGGTTGTTAGATACTAGTCTAGATGGTTAGTTATATGGCTTGTGATGGAGCTTTACttgtttcttcttcttgctctctgTCGGTTCATGCAAACAATGAagctgtatatgtatatatatactcATCTTATATTGTACTTATTAATTATTAATTTATATATTAGGGAGGGAGCCTTGGCTAGGTATCTAACTATAGGTAGAGCCCTCACAAGCCTTTCTGTTCTTTCTTTTCCTATGCATCCTAGGGGTCAGGATATGGCCAAGGAGCTCATCATTGCCTAAAGCCCTTTCTCCCCAGTGCAATGCCTCAAATGGAGGCATAGGAAGGGCTAGCATGCAATGCATGCAACAGAGGCTTTCAGAGCTATGCTCATATATAGGACACATGAGTAGGCATATATGTGTGTGTACTCCTACATGCATGTAGAGCGAACCTCTTGCTACGGCCTGGCTAGCCAGTGTGTGCGTCTGTGTGTGGGGCCGTGCTTGTGTAAAGCTATAGCAttgtgagggagggagggagggagagggtccGAGGGAGAGATAGATGGTGCATGCCCTAGAGAAAGAAAAGGGTTCCTTCACCTACCATGCATCACTGAAAGCTATGCACCATCCTCACCTCACCATATGGAAGCATCAAGTAGGGCTTTCgagtgtatgtatgtgtgtgtgcacgagagagagagagagagagagagagagagagagagagagagagagagagaggaaggtgtgtgcgtgagagagagagagagtgtgtgtgcacACCACAACgtaacgcgcgcgcgcgcacacacacaaacacacaccatTTCCTGCTCCATCACGTACAGTGATGGATCCTTTTCATTATGACCCGAGATCTTGCTTCCTTTTGCACTCGATAGGCCTACCTAGCAAGCCTGCATATGTTCTCAGTAACTGCAATGATATTATAGGCTCCTTTTTGTTCAGGAGTACACGCATATACAAAAAACGCAATATACTCACCATGCAGACCGACCGGCCCTACAATAAATCTTTGGTTTTCTTATCTACATTTCTCCATATGTTAATCTACTCATTTACTTTCCTACCTAGCTACATTGCCTGGCTGTTTCATTGACCAATCTCATGCACaaaatggcatgcatgcatgcacggtcACGCAGGAATCTTCTTGCGTATATATACAGAAAGAAATAGTATTACATTAATGATTACAATATGTATCTAGGTAACAATATGTAAGCCGTACTCAATGATGAAAGGATAGCTAACTTTTAAGGTGCCTAATATATAGTAATGTATGATATATTTGTTGCAACAACCTTAGGTGATGCGTGCAGACGTATACTAATATAAATTTATACGTGGAGGGGTACTGGGTATGCATGCATGCGCCTTTCTGTTTGAAGAGTAGACTTCGTTCCTTTTCTAATTCTTTGATCTTGGTACGCAGAAGTGCTACGGTGCATGTACATACGAACCTTAATTACATCAGGATCCCGCTTTTGCTTTGAACTCCAATAAATCGAGGCTTTTATCACGTACCGTTTTATATATTTCTGGGAATTGACCTGCTAACCACAGCAAGGCCTCATGCTATAGTGTCTCCACACCGAGTGCCGAATATGTTTGCTTCAATGGCGTTGCATATACATACAAGGTATAACTATATGTATGATGGGTTTCATATGCACTCACCAGTCACCACTCGGCCAGAAATATTCGCTAATAAGTTTAGTTGGAaacaaagtgcaatatagtttattGGTTCCAAAATTCACTATAACTTCTTGGGTCTCATAGCTAAATGGGGGTCTACTCCATAGAAGCATATAATTAGGTACGACCAGTAAGTTAATATCTACATGCCAGTACTATAGAGGAGAATATATTCCTTAAATAACTAGCATTAACCGGGGCAATGACGAAAAATAAATTTCAGCTTGATCTGTCATATGCACAACTTAATTATGATATTGTTTTTGTAGTTAAGGTCATCAGATCGACCATGTAGTTGATACCAATATCCTACATCTTTCCTCGAAAAAAATATATCCTATATATCTAAGTATCCCATTTAAATCCGCATGCAAGCCATCCACATCATCAAGTGCATGCAACTTTCCACTTTCCACACATGCAAGCCCTCCACACCATAAAAAAAATCGGCAACAAATAATTAACCCTCAGTGTCCATTTTCCACCACATGCAAACCCTCTGCATATTTTAATTTTATTTTCGACACTTGCATTGCTATGAATTTCTCCAGCAGTGTGCAGGATGTTGTCTAGTTTATTTAGATTGCAAGCTTCACATTCCAGTTTATCTTGTTTATAAAAAAAGTTATAGTATGTAATGCAATAAAATGTTGCTTATGTTATTGGTGGAATAAAGGGAAGACAatttttttctcttctcttttggcaagcagttTAAATGTATTGATGTTTTTGTGAACATTAAGTCTGATCAATTTCTGAGTTCAAGCCGGGCACTTGAACCGAGCTAGTGGAAATGTACATCCACTCTCCTAACCAACTGAGCTATCTTTTGCACACTCACTTATTCACGGAGTACACATGTAATAAGGTTTCTAATTGTTCAAACTTGATTTAAAAGTAAGTTCACTTATCATTGCATATACCTTAAATTAGTTACATAGGACTTTGAAAGGATTGCACACCACATGTAAGAACTATGTAAAACGTAGGCAAATCTTAATTACTTAACTCTTCTAATGTAAATTCCTGAAATTAGGTCCAGaaatttaactaattgtttttaaGCATCAGGCCATTTAAAGTGAGATATTAGAAGGATTGCTAATATTGAATCACCACGACCTGTATAATCACAAAATCAATAACCAAGTATATCATCATGGCTCCCGTCAATCAGCATGCATGCACGCACGATGTATAGTATAGTAGAATGATTGATCAACTGAACATGCAAGTTGGTGTAGgatttcttttttcattttaatTGTCTCCTACACCCTAAAATGGGCCTAGTTTAACCGGCGCCATGGATGTATAACAATTCGTTTATCTTTTGTGCAAAGATGCCATTCAAATAAATATTTCCAGGGTCAACTTTGTCTCTACCAGCCAATTCTTTATAATCGAAACTTTAATGTCAATCAAGGAGGTTCTTTGCTAAAAAGAGGGTGATGGTTTTACCAGGTTAAAACGTGTGTCAGTCTTGAGCAGTGAAAGTTCCCCATGACTAGGGATGCGTGCTTGATTTAACAATCTACACAGAATATGGAATGTGGCCATGCTGCGACTAGGATAATATGTAGTATTAATCAGAGTTTAGTGGCAGCTCTTAGCTAATCAAAAGATTCCATCTGTTGATGGATGCCTTTATATGCTACACATCATGCATGCACCAAATGGCTCCACCACTTTGTATATGCATACGACTCGTACTTTCTTCTTTGTCTTTAGCAGTCTGTTGCTCTTTTCCTCAATTGCTATCTTAGTTTCACTTAATGTGACAGGCATCTATAGCCTTCGCTTAAAAATTactaaagatatatatatatatatatatatatatatatatatatatatatatatatatatatatggggatTGATTGAGAACAAATCCAATGCATCGTGTGTCTCATGTAGACTATGATGGTCAGTTGTTCAGAGCCAATATTGCATTTAGTTCACTTAGTCGTAATTTTGATCTGATCATGTCACCGGTCCATAAGTACTTCGTGTTCATTTCATACGCTAGAAATATGCTATATATTCCTTGATGCATGTGCAAAGTTAAAACTATTTTACTTAGACCATCAACCGACCTTGTGCATGTGCCTGGATGCTGCAAACTAGGCTTGGatttcttcatagtatttattggCGTCAT is a window of Triticum dicoccoides isolate Atlit2015 ecotype Zavitan chromosome 2B, WEW_v2.0, whole genome shotgun sequence DNA encoding:
- the LOC119364131 gene encoding protein LAX PANICLE 2-like; translation: MVPARNLQLLRDAHGTPFIRDVAAGVNALTAQPTPRPSHHMAQEPINQDPSKPPPPQERQQMHQEERRGEALVVLPPQQPHPAGTSGSSSGGSSSNGGGGAGGGDWLRLGLGQASPGPSGAAPDIDLFAADRAGTAGPRQEMLPGMDMPPGGFLRPAMPGIPQASLQMSVPRAGPPWLPPWSHAAQQPQLLLPFGHRGLYGPGSPAAGPSGFDTTRVVLPPPAATAAAAAAAGVWFVFQAAPHQGREPFLPQIPRSYLRIKDGRVTVRLLIKYLANKLGLEDESEVEITCRGRPLLPFMTLQHVRDSIWCQRDAVSTSVAPDTSTANHIMVLQYGRRPQ